The genomic DNA ACAGCAGTCATTTTATCAGGTTGGCAATCTTGACAATAATATTTACTTCAAGAAACATGACTGAGTTGATCGTTGGAGATAAACTTTACTTACAGATGAATTTGAGGCGTGATTTAATCATCCatgtcacaaaaaaaaaaaaagtgagtgGATGTCCTAATGATCCTCTTCATTTTTTGTTTCTGCAACAGATAACCAGAGATATTAAATGTACTACAGCACTGTAGTGTTGCGTCCTAATGATCCTCCAACGAGGCAGGACGTTCCTTTATGattccaataaaaaaaaattgtcctTTCGATTATTGCCCATATTAAATCTCACAAGGTGTTCAAGCTTTGATATCATGAAAAAACGGAGTATTATAAAATTTTTGGATTCCTTTTGCACCTGAGCAACAAGGTTTTTACATGATCTATCTTACAGTGAAGTTACAAGAATAGCACCAAGAATTTGAACAGATCAATTGTTGTTGATTTGACAAATGACAAAACATCAAACCCTATCTAGCTATTCTGCTTGGTCTTCATTTGCTACTGCTGTTGCCAAGCCTTGTTGAAGTATTCTGTGTTAACAGTTACATCACCACACaactaaaatttgattttacctAGTGACATGAAGCTGTTAGATAGTGAGTCCACCAAAAGAAGCAacaaagaagaaaaagatggattTCTGAGGAAGCATTTGCATTCGAGGTACCATCATTTAGAGAAGCAATGTCGTGGAACCGCGCTTAAACTTCAGCCTTAAATGCAGATCCCCATTCCATGGCCTCTGCAACTGCTCGTTCACGGCTTAAATCTCTTTTGTGATAAAGCTCCCTTTCATCTGGTCGCATAGGATTCGACTGATTAGACTGGCAGGGCGCATCGACAGCTGCTGTTGCAGCCGTAAGATGGCCCAAGGCCACGACAACATCGCACATGAATGGGCGAGCAGCAGCCTCCTCTTGCACACACATTGCAGCCACTGCAATGGCTTGGTTCAGGTCTCTCTCAGGGTAGTCCTCTCCGAGCAGTGGGTCAGCAAGCTTGCAGTAGTTCCTTTGATCCTTAAACATTGGTTGCGCCTGTACAAACCGAAACCATGTTAAACAGCATCTGAATCAACAAGGTGCATTGGTTCCTCTATCGACTTTTTGGTCATGGAGTTTATATATGAACCATACCCAAGCTACCAAATTCTGTTCGTTCATTGGCTTAGTGGTGTCGAGGGCTCTTCTCCCGGTAACTAGTTCCAGCAATACTACTCCGAAACTGTAAACATCCGACTTCAAAGTGAGTTCGCCGGTGCTAGCATACTCCGGTGCACAATACCCATATGTGCCCATTATCCTCGAGGGACCATGTAATTGATCTCCGACAGGGCCAAGCTTCGCGAGTCCAAAGTCAGATAGCTTTGCGTTGCAATTTTCGTCGAGTAAAATGTTGGAAGACTTTAAATCACGGAAGATGATCGGAGGGTTGGCTTTCTCATGTAAGTATTCCAAACCTTTGGCAGCACCAACAGCGATCTTTATTCTACTATACCAGGTCAATGGCTCCTCATCAGGACCAATGTCTGCAAATATAGTTCAGATTGTTACATTTGAAGCTCAATGCCAAATGCGAGGGTAAGGAAACAAAATGAAGGTTGGAAGAATTAAAGGACATGTGGCAAAAGGTaaaatcgctcgcccccagcgcccccaccgcacccgacccaagaccatcacgagggaggtaaatcaggaAGAATTAAAGGACATGCTCCATACAAGAGTGATTTAAATTCGATAATTAACTAAAAGATGCACTTAAAGTTATGAAATTTTCAAGAGACACACCTAACTTTCAGATTTCCCAAAGGTGCACTTGTTTCACATTTTACCCTACTTGTTAATCATTATGGTgcttagggctgtaaacaagctgagccgagccgagctttggggtgttcaagcttgtttgataagataaccgagtcgagccgaaccgagcttaaaatgaatcaagcttttgaaatgagtgttcaagcttggcttggtttattttttatgagcttgagcttgtttgaagcttgacttgagcttggttcatttaaatattatcaagctctcaattcaagcttggcttgagcttgctttgagcttggttcgtttagatgttatcaagctctcaattcaagcttgtttgattgtttgaaacttttaattgtttgattggttattaagattgataatttaaatttatttatttattttattttattttattttattgtttatttaacatattgaaaaaaattttattaataaatattgttcgtgaacattgttcacgaaagTTGTTtacgaatattgttcacgaacgttaacaagctgaacacatatgtgttcaagtttgtttgtttagcttaacgagttgttcaagcttgtttgtttaattaatctaatatatattgaacgaacataagcaaactcttaccaagccgaacaccaaacttgttcacaaatgcttgattcatttacatccctaatggTGTTACATTTAAAGAACAACACCACTATGGTACTGTATTTCAAAAATCAGCACCATTGggatattatatttaaaaaatcaacacTATTGTGATGCTGCATAAATTCTAAAATCAACGCCACTattatattgatttttaaaaatcaacaccgcAATGGTGTCGATTTTTTAAATGCAATAACATCGCAGTGATGTTGTTCTTTGAAATTCAACATCAAAATGGTGTTTCTCTTTGAATGTAACACTACAATGGCTAGCAGGAGTGGTAAAATTAGAAACAAATGTGTCATTTGAGAAATCTAAAAGTTATGTACGCCTTTTTTGGAAGCTTCACAACTTTAGTTGTTCAAAATTTGGCAACTAAAGAGTAAAAGCCGTATCAGTAAAGCATCAAATGGCTGTGGTGGATAGAATTACCAAACAGATGATCTTCCACCGAGCCGAGAGGCATGAACTCATAGACCAAGAGCCTCTGAGTTCCATCTGCACAATATCCAATTAGGCTGACCAGGTTTTGATGGTGGAGGAGGCTGAGCATCAAAACCTCAACAAAAAACTCTTCGTGGCCTTGAACTCCACTTCTGTCCAGTTGCTTGACAGCCACAAGCTGATGTGAATGTAGAGAAAGATGACTTCCACATTACATATACAACTTCACTAAGAGAATTCATGACAAAATTAGAAGAGGAATTACCTGACCACCATCCCCAAGGGTACCCTTGTAAACTCTTCCAAACCCGCCTTCGCCGAGTAGGTTATCGGGGCGAAAATTCTTAGTTGCTGATGCTAGCTCACGAAATGTGTATGTTTGGGCAGCAATTTCTCCATTGGCAGCTGCTTTAGGTGTTGAAGCAGTGTTTCCATTGGTGACTTCTTCATGTGTTGTTATTTCAGGTGTGGCAGCTGGTGCAGCACTCTGCGTTGGAACTTCTGCAAATATATGTGATATTCAAATTTAATTCCAAACTCGAATGTATAAGTGATTATGGCACGAACTCGGCTTGAAATGAAATTTGAGCTCGAGTTCGACTCGAGTTGTTAGAACCTTGATTCGAGACTAATTCAATTATATCTTGAAATCAAAATGACTTCAATTCGAGTTTGATTCAAATTATTCAAATTTTGAGCATATTCATATTGAAATTGTGAAAACATAATAGAGTTCGGTTCAACTTCGTTCAAATTTGATTCGAAAAAATTATCGAATATGTTCGAATCTGACTCGAATTCGATAATTTCGATTTGTCAAATCGAATATTTTTCAATCCGGCTCTAAACACTCAGCTCAATTCATTGGCACTTGGCAGCAATAATCTACAGCTCGAGAGAACATATACAAGCCCTAACTTTTACAGATCCATACAAAACTCCAATCATCTTAAGATCCCTAATTGTAACAGTAAGGAAGGTGTTCATACTAGCAACGCTGACCTGGAGTTTTGTGGGGCTCGCTGCCTCTGTCAGGAGGCGGCGATGGTGGTTCTGGATCAGGAGGCCGTACAATTCTTGGTTCATTAAATTTTCCTGATCCCCTTCTCTCCGGCGATGAGAAACAAGAGAAGCACCCCATCTCTACTGTGGCGATCAGTGTAAACTTTTCGGATTCAAACCATCGTCGGGATCCAATGAATCAGTGTATATCTGCAGCAAAGAAAGAACTTTAGGCAGATTCAAGGCGCAAAAACGCTGAAGAAAAGTTCAGCGATTCCAAATGAATTAAACAAAGTGGCAGCGACCTAAAAGACGCCGTTTCTCGCGAGGGACGAACAAAAGAGGAGCGATTTGGTGGCTGTGGATGGAGGAGCCAAAGGCGGGGCCTCATTTCCTGGTCGGGGAGTGGATTTGAGCTCCGGAAACGGCGGGCGGCTAATCGAGGAGGAGAGAGGTGCATCTGATCTCACGGACGATCTGGCGGCGGCGAAGAGCGCGGCGGAGAAGGTGACGGATCTGGCGGCGGCGATGCGATTGTGCATTTtggtttagaattagttttttgccgctttttttttatatgaaaatttcctattttcattctaaataatttttatagtagTCATTTTCTTTTGTAAAAAGTTAATACTCaacttatgaaaaaaattataatccactaaaaatataatttaatactCAACTAGAGTAGTACTTATTctccatttatttttttttaaaaaaagtacataatcaacatttattttttaaaaatacataatcaACGAGTATAAGTATTCTAGTTCTCTTGTTAGACGTATAAATTATATAAACtataagaatattaaattaataagttatactatgaaatttaaaaaaaataataaaaaaggattAAAGAAAAAGATCACGATAATCGAAAATTAATTTTGGTTCATGTTTGAAAGggtgacaatagaagttatatatcttcttaaataattaattgaaaaatatcgggagcaaaaacaagatttacacatgatattcattgacttagaaaaaacttatgatagagttccaagagaaactatatggagaattctagaaaagagaggtgttagtgtaacatatattgaactaattaagaatatataCGAGAATGCaactgtaggatcaaaaagatgcTAAAGGAGGGATGAATAACGTTTGTTGGTTTTTCAATTATAATGAGTTAAAACAAACGCAGCGGAAAGGAGAAAGAACAAAGAACAAGCACTAACATAAGTATTTTTACATGGTTCAGAGCCGTCgatgattcctactccaagactcgcatTCGTTgaatgctttcgttgggcaatcactattagttcaaaaatacactacaacaaaaatattaaaagacaacggttaaaaaccgttgtcgtaggctctttaaaaccgttgtaattggcagtgttgttaaatgtgcggtaaaagacaacggtttaaaaccgttgtctttgatcacattagacaacagtcatgcaacggatttaaagcgttgtcttttaataccaatgacaacagttctgcaacatataaaaccgttgtaattgccagttttgaaataattttgatcgcagatatgcttttgacaacaaatacactgttgtctttcttccaaatttagttttaaaccattgtctttgcatacttttcacaacggttaaaaaattgttgtctatgttgattagaaAATACATCACaaatagataaaataatttttttgcacACAAACCTgtacaacatatatacattcacaaaaccattgtcaacatatatacattcagttgcgttttatacatcttgtctcaaccaaaaactggtacaacatatatatacattcacttaagttaagtttataaacttctacaattactacaagctaagctatccaaacatgaccaTAATTTCATGACAACCACAAAATTAAGGTTATCAAACCACAACCATGCAAATTAACTTATCCGTTTCTGAATAGATCAAGTGATCAGGATGTGCTAACAATCTTCACATACTGGTCCTTTTTCTGCATACAAAACTTCATAGACTTAGCTTGCAAAGCCAGCTTTATCCCTTTTCTGAAAATAAACGTCctgaagattactttccttcaggatgaaaagaagaaaaaaatattaatatgatgtGCTAGATTTCTAAAGAAGAAAGAGGGGTCATTTCTTACCTCCTAATAAGTTGAGACTTAGCCAATATCCATGATCATGATAGAAGTTTGAATACTTAAATTTAGTCCCTCAAGTTTCATTTGAATCAATGAAACCTTTGGTATTTGGTTAAGTACTCACTATGGTCCTTCTCCAGACCGAACCTGGATTCGGAAGCTTAACCCATTATTTCATTGAACTACAtgagttaaaaaaacaaaaaacacaacagaagctaaaatgttaaaagacaacatattttatttatgaatatgcaaagatatgataatttaggttttacCTTTATGTTTTGCATCAGTCGTTGACCTTATGTAGGGCAACACCGAAACAACTTTCAAGTAAATTGCAAGTGCTAACAATGGACAAGGTACAATCTacaattatagaaaaaaaatcattagatcttgtaaaaacaatcatataaataaaagaaatgtttATTAGATCTTGTAAAAGCATGCAAGTTATTTATGATCAAAGGAGACAAGTTTCAAAATCTTGGACAATTCACTTCAGCGGGTTAAAACTGGAACCAGTCACTAATCTTGTCTGGTAGGATTGGATAGACTCTAGTTAAcctaaaattttcacaagtttaacTTGGAAAGAATAGTCAAACCTTCAAATGAAACCACAGTCCAGATTTTTCAATACAGGGGTCCTAACAATTTATAAGGTAAGGCACAAATCACGAAAAAACTTAAGAGCACTGCCTAACTTATCCACAGATATCGCAGTTGTACTCCTCTTATATTTGTACATTTGGACATAGAATAGGATATCTCAATTACAATATTAATCATTGGAGAACTAAAATATTAGTTACGTTTATATAAACAAGTACTTACACATGAGAAAGGGAATGAACAAGCTCATGTAGGAAATCAGTAATAAATCCATTCTCATCCATTAGCATATGGTAATGAGTGGGTCGGGTTGTACCCTATGAAATTACAAACACCAATATAAGAAAAACTTGAATTACTTATAACTCTTGAAATATTGAATTTATTTAGACAAATGGCAGAATTTAATCCACAAAGCGAGTTCCTGTCAAGAacattgataatttaattttgaaaatatacctAGTAATTCACAAAGCAGGTACTTGTAAAAAAGAAAGCACCCAAATAAAATTCACACCGACCAAGAATGCTAAAGATTTATAAATGTAAAGGCTTTAAATAGAGTACAACTTTTGAAACATAGAGCTTACAATCATGCCAGCATTAGAGCACATGTAGAAGTCATAATTCCTTGGATGACAAATTTGGTTAAAAATAATTGTCCCTGCATTTAAAACTCCATGGGAAAAAAGTAATGTCAAAACATACAATGCGCTTCATATTTGTGCATTTGTGCATGTCATGTATGAGGCTTGAAACATCACGTCGAGCTAAAAAATTAACAACAACCCAACGGGTGATTTGAGACGGCTCCATCAATTTCTGAAAGAGGTATATATTTTAACTACAATAATAAActcattgaaagaaaaaaaaacaccttTTGGTTAAAATTCCATCTCCCCCTTGATGGAATAAAGTCCTCTCCATTGCCAACTCTGAGCTGCAGCATTTGCTTTTGTCATAAATAACCTCAAATAATacgtaaaaatataaatacaaaacataaaaCCATACCCGGGGAGGTTGCAATACTATGCCTTCTATTTGAGTAAAAGCAGTGGCAATGCTAACGCTACATGCATGTAGGAGTGGGTGAGCATCATAATTATTGAATCTCAAAGCCTATCTATCATCCAAGGATAAGCATGAAAAAACAGCATACATGTCATACCAACAAAACCAATCTTAAAGATCGACACATACCTCACTGAGGACACTTATTCATTCATAAGGCTTCAGCCTTGACTTTTCCACCAGGGAAGCTTGTTGAAATGTTGACAGTGATTTGGTATATCTTTGCAGTGAAACTAAGGAGCAGAACTGAATAGTTTGCCAAATTTGtcaggataaaaataaaggttctttcaaaaaattttttaaaaaagtgaaGTAGAATAAGCTCAAAAACCTCAAGGCGCACATATGATGGTCCTTTTGGTTTTCCAACATTTAAGCAAGGAAAATCAGCAGAGTAACACAATTGAATTCTCTGTTGTCACAAAAAATAATCATAAACAATTACTTCAATTGTATATGAATTTTCATTTCCATTTCTCAAAGGAAGGAAGCAAGACCAATTCCAACCTTGAGGCAGATATAACACCATTATACAAACACTAATGGTTTTCAGAAAGCAAGATTAGTTCCAAACATAAGCAGAGAAAAAGGAGAATTCTACAGTTCTAAGCAGTAAATTCTTATCGCCAAAGGAAGAAACACAGAAGTTGTACAAACTCACATTTATATAAAAGCAACTTCTCCTAGTTCTTAAAATAATGCTTCATTACATATgcttcaaaaattcaaagattctTATAAACCAATTGATTGCAAAATGCTGACAAATAATGAAACAACACAACCTGAAAAAACTCACATTTCATCTTTGCAAGCCTTGTCACTTACtccaatgattttaaatatgtttaataaaattatttttttaaaaaaaaaatcacttttccAAACAAAACCTAGGTGAGACATACCTTTTGCTCATCCTCACTGCCTCCATGTTCTTACTCATAATTG from Zingiber officinale cultivar Zhangliang chromosome 4A, Zo_v1.1, whole genome shotgun sequence includes the following:
- the LOC121972932 gene encoding probable serine/threonine-protein kinase PBL25 codes for the protein MGCFSCFSSPERRGSGKFNEPRIVRPPDPEPPSPPPDRGSEPHKTPEVPTQSAAPAATPEITTHEEVTNGNTASTPKAAANGEIAAQTYTFRELASATKNFRPDNLLGEGGFGRVYKGTLGDGGQLVAVKQLDRSGVQGHEEFFVEVLMLSLLHHQNLVSLIGYCADGTQRLLVYEFMPLGSVEDHLFDIGPDEEPLTWYSRIKIAVGAAKGLEYLHEKANPPIIFRDLKSSNILLDENCNAKLSDFGLAKLGPVGDQLHGPSRIMGTYGYCAPEYASTGELTLKSDVYSFGVVLLELVTGRRALDTTKPMNEQNLVAWAQPMFKDQRNYCKLADPLLGEDYPERDLNQAIAVAAMCVQEEAAARPFMCDVVVALGHLTAATAAVDAPCQSNQSNPMRPDERELYHKRDLSRERAVAEAMEWGSAFKAEV